Proteins from a genomic interval of Hornefia porci:
- a CDS encoding GntR family transcriptional regulator, translated as MSIIQYLEDEQNNNLPLSSNLFSKLQEDILTGKLEDGEKLTEIKICNQYGVSRTPVREALRQLEADGLIMTIPNRGAFVKALTEQDIHDIYVLRSQGEVTAVRWAIERITETEMSELDETFAFMEFYTMKNDIPKMLNINIAFHQIIYHATHNRMMLQQLSAYQLYLRHCNPSNYYAPNYLRDVLAEHRDIYDAFGDGDPEAGAAAMKRHMENSAKRKFK; from the coding sequence ATGTCAATCATTCAATATCTGGAGGATGAACAAAATAATAACCTGCCGTTATCCAGCAATCTTTTTTCCAAGCTTCAGGAGGATATTCTGACCGGCAAGCTGGAGGACGGTGAAAAGCTTACAGAGATCAAAATCTGCAATCAGTACGGCGTCAGCCGCACGCCGGTTCGGGAAGCTCTGAGGCAGCTGGAGGCGGACGGCCTGATTATGACCATCCCCAACCGGGGCGCCTTTGTAAAAGCTCTGACGGAACAGGATATCCACGATATCTACGTGCTCCGCTCTCAGGGAGAAGTCACCGCGGTCCGCTGGGCAATCGAGCGGATAACAGAAACGGAAATGTCCGAGCTGGACGAAACCTTTGCGTTCATGGAATTCTACACGATGAAAAACGACATCCCGAAAATGCTGAACATCAACATCGCATTTCATCAGATCATCTATCACGCCACTCACAACCGTATGATGCTCCAGCAGCTGTCGGCGTACCAGCTGTACCTCCGCCACTGCAATCCGTCCAACTATTATGCTCCCAATTACCTCCGGGATGTGCTCGCGGAGCACCGCGACATCTACGACGCCTTCGGAGACGGTGATCCCGAGGCCGGCGCGGCGGCGATGAAGCGGCACATGGAAAACTCCGCCAAAAGGAAATTCAAATAG
- the trmL gene encoding tRNA (uridine(34)/cytosine(34)/5-carboxymethylaminomethyluridine(34)-2'-O)-methyltransferase TrmL, translating into MALHIVFVEPEIPPNTGNIARTCAATDSVLHLVEPLGFRIDDRAVRRAGLDYWPYVKLRVHPDLKSFMEEYRENRMFFATTKGGSLYTEVAYRDGDMLLFGRETRGLPRELLESHREQTVRIPMSENTRLRSLNLANSANIILFEALRQLGFPGLK; encoded by the coding sequence ATGGCATTGCATATCGTTTTCGTAGAGCCGGAGATTCCGCCGAATACGGGCAATATCGCGCGGACCTGCGCGGCGACGGATTCTGTGCTGCATCTGGTGGAGCCGCTGGGCTTCCGCATCGATGACAGGGCTGTGCGCAGGGCGGGATTGGATTACTGGCCGTACGTGAAGCTGCGGGTGCATCCGGATCTCAAAAGCTTCATGGAGGAGTACAGAGAGAACAGGATGTTTTTCGCGACAACAAAGGGCGGTTCCCTCTATACCGAGGTCGCGTACCGCGACGGGGATATGCTTTTGTTCGGCAGGGAAACCCGGGGGCTTCCGCGGGAGCTGCTGGAGTCTCACAGAGAACAGACCGTACGGATTCCCATGAGCGAAAATACCCGTCTGCGATCGCTGAATCTGGCGAATTCCGCCAACATAATTTTGTTCGAAGCGCTGCGTCAGTTAGGCTTTCCGGGGTTGAAATAG
- a CDS encoding SEC-C metal-binding domain-containing protein → MSLYTDWKTLLENQTDDTFEAFWDEYCKAEMKIYSRILEHHDEHLTGALGELSEKFEVRPVIFEGFLDGIENSLKNGDSLDIESMTEDSAIDLDVDFEKLYYNMWQADAPHLYSLEAWSGVLDEDTRKRISKEYKKSKIYHAPKKPGRNDPCPCGSGKKYKNCCGR, encoded by the coding sequence ATGAGTTTATACACTGACTGGAAAACCCTGCTGGAAAACCAGACAGACGACACCTTTGAGGCGTTCTGGGATGAGTACTGCAAGGCTGAAATGAAAATCTACTCTCGTATTCTGGAGCACCATGACGAGCATCTGACCGGAGCCCTGGGCGAGCTGTCCGAAAAATTCGAGGTTCGTCCGGTCATCTTTGAAGGATTCCTGGACGGCATAGAAAACAGCCTGAAGAACGGCGACAGTCTCGATATCGAGTCCATGACCGAGGACTCCGCCATCGACCTGGACGTCGATTTTGAAAAGCTGTATTATAATATGTGGCAGGCCGACGCGCCTCATCTCTACTCCCTGGAGGCCTGGTCAGGCGTCCTCGATGAAGACACACGCAAAAGGATTTCAAAGGAATACAAAAAATCCAAAATCTACCACGCCCCGAAAAAGCCCGGCAGAAACGACCCCTGCCCCTGCGGCAGCGGCAAAAAATACAAAAATTGCTGCGGCCGCTAA
- a CDS encoding homoserine dehydrogenase, translating to MKKINIGILGLGTVGGGTYDILRDNRDVICRRTGVDYEVTRILEINQKAVEAHGVDPSVVTQNVDDILSADDIDIVVESLGGIEPSSSWMLKALENGKNVVTPNKAAVAANYGKLKKAAEDSGVQIRIEACVGGGIPALTAITEALAGNVFTEVMGILNGTTNYILTKMGDEGLSYDDVLKDAQAKGFAEADPTADVEGIDVANKLSILMALAFDRYVPPQDIPTVGITGVTMDDIAAARERGCKIKLIAKAAVANDGGLSFEIRPMEIPLDHPLAGVNNEFNAIYITGNAVDEVMFYGKGAGALPTGSAIVGDIISIMRTEALK from the coding sequence ATGAAAAAAATCAACATCGGAATTCTCGGACTGGGGACGGTCGGCGGCGGGACCTACGACATCCTGAGAGACAACAGGGACGTCATATGCAGGCGGACCGGCGTTGACTACGAGGTGACCCGGATCCTGGAGATCAATCAGAAAGCAGTCGAAGCGCACGGTGTGGATCCTTCCGTCGTGACGCAGAATGTGGATGATATTCTGTCCGCAGACGATATCGACATCGTTGTGGAATCACTCGGCGGAATCGAGCCGTCCAGTTCCTGGATGCTGAAGGCGCTGGAAAACGGGAAAAATGTTGTAACGCCGAATAAAGCGGCTGTCGCCGCGAACTACGGCAAGCTGAAAAAAGCCGCTGAGGACAGCGGCGTGCAGATCCGCATCGAGGCCTGTGTCGGCGGCGGAATTCCTGCTCTGACCGCGATTACAGAGGCTCTGGCGGGCAATGTATTTACGGAGGTCATGGGAATTCTGAACGGAACGACCAATTATATTCTCACCAAGATGGGCGACGAAGGTCTCTCTTATGATGATGTGCTGAAGGACGCACAGGCGAAGGGCTTCGCGGAGGCCGACCCCACTGCGGACGTGGAGGGAATCGATGTCGCCAACAAGCTGTCGATTCTGATGGCGCTGGCCTTCGACCGGTATGTACCGCCGCAGGATATCCCGACCGTGGGAATTACCGGCGTCACGATGGACGATATCGCGGCCGCCCGCGAGAGGGGCTGCAAAATCAAGCTCATTGCAAAGGCAGCGGTAGCCAACGACGGCGGTCTCAGCTTCGAGATCCGTCCTATGGAGATCCCTCTGGATCATCCTCTGGCCGGCGTTAATAACGAGTTCAACGCCATCTATATCACCGGAAACGCTGTGGACGAGGTCATGTTCTACGGTAAGGGCGCCGGAGCGCTGCCCACCGGAAGCGCCATCGTCGGCGACATTATTTCCATCATGAGAACGGAGGCATTAAAATGA
- a CDS encoding DUF3021 domain-containing protein yields MLSVFFLAIVNSLIVGDGRFYACTPAFADTVGSEITAVILQTLLSGLVGIVFGASSVIWDIEDWSIAKQSGFFFAIAAAALMPAGYALNWMDRSARGIFGFFLIFAAVFVIIWFTMYLAWRHKIRKLNRDVEQKNRVRLMFADI; encoded by the coding sequence TTGCTATCTGTTTTTTTTCTGGCCATCGTTAATTCTCTTATTGTCGGAGACGGCAGATTCTACGCCTGTACTCCCGCGTTTGCCGATACAGTGGGAAGCGAAATCACGGCAGTAATTTTACAGACTCTGCTGTCCGGTCTGGTGGGAATTGTCTTCGGAGCCTCATCTGTGATTTGGGACATAGAGGACTGGAGCATCGCAAAACAAAGTGGATTTTTCTTTGCAATAGCAGCCGCTGCGCTTATGCCGGCAGGTTACGCTCTGAACTGGATGGATCGCAGCGCGAGAGGCATTTTCGGTTTCTTCCTGATATTCGCTGCAGTATTTGTGATAATCTGGTTCACTATGTACCTTGCCTGGAGACACAAAATCCGAAAACTGAACCGGGATGTTGAGCAGAAAAACAGAGTGCGGCTTATGTTTGCGGACATATAA
- the nth gene encoding endonuclease III, with protein sequence MDKKRVTKILDLLEAEYPDAGCALHHQNPFELLVATVLSAQTTDKSVNQVTPELFQAYPDARALAEAEPGEVEQYIRRIGMYKTKSKNIVALARKLCDEYSGRVPNDYDALVSLPGVGRKTANVVQSVAFGVQRIAVDTHVFRVSNRIGLVCEKNVLDTEKALMRTIPENRWTDTHHCLIFHGRNCCTARKPHCEECCIAALCEQNL encoded by the coding sequence ATGGATAAGAAAAGAGTAACAAAGATTCTGGATCTGCTTGAGGCAGAATATCCGGATGCCGGGTGTGCGCTGCATCATCAGAACCCTTTTGAACTTCTGGTGGCGACGGTGCTTTCCGCACAGACTACGGATAAGAGTGTAAATCAGGTCACGCCTGAGCTGTTTCAGGCATATCCCGACGCCCGGGCGCTGGCTGAGGCGGAGCCCGGAGAAGTAGAGCAGTATATCCGTCGTATCGGGATGTATAAAACCAAGTCGAAAAACATCGTTGCTTTGGCGCGAAAGCTCTGCGATGAGTACAGCGGCCGGGTTCCCAATGATTACGATGCGCTGGTGTCGCTTCCCGGCGTGGGCCGTAAGACTGCCAATGTGGTGCAGTCAGTCGCTTTTGGGGTACAAAGGATTGCGGTGGACACGCATGTGTTCCGTGTCAGCAACCGTATCGGTCTGGTTTGCGAAAAAAATGTGCTGGACACAGAAAAGGCACTGATGAGGACCATCCCGGAAAACCGGTGGACGGACACTCACCACTGCCTGATTTTTCATGGAAGAAATTGCTGCACTGCCAGAAAACCGCATTGTGAGGAATGCTGTATTGCGGCGCTCTGCGAGCAGAACCTGTAA
- the clpB gene encoding ATP-dependent chaperone ClpB: MNIERYTQNAQNAVVECQNIGVSEGHQVLDGEHLHLALLMQKEGLIPKLVKYMGADPTAMIADLEAEMEKIPKVSGNADNVYASRRLNKLFIDAEKLADQMKDEYVSVEHLYLALLAEKGTPSARLFSKYSITKEKFLDALSKVRGNQRVTSQNPEENYEALEKYGRDLVEMARQGKLDPVIGRDAEIRHTIQILSRRTKNNPVLIGEPGVGKTAVVEGLAQRILKGDVPEGLKDKTIFALDMGALIAGAKFRGEFEERLKAVLNEVEKSEGRILLFIDEIHNIVGAGRTEGSMDAGNLLKPKLARGELHCIGATTLDEYRKYIEKDAALERRFQKVLVDQPSVEDTISILRGLKERFEIHHGVRITDNALIACARLSDRYITDRFLPDKAIDLMDEAAARIRTEIDSMPAELDEISRKIMQLEIERQALSKEDDKASRARLAALEKELAQLNDENSAMRAQWEGEKKAISAVKETKKEIENVRQQMEEAERNYDLERLAKLKYGDLPALEKKLEAEKAKSDAAEENRLLKEEVGEEEIAEVVSSWTGIPVAKLVETERDKLLRLPEILHKRVVGQDEGVQSVAEAILRARAGLKNENRPIGSFIFLGPTGVGKTELAKSLSEALFDSEKNLIRIDMSEYMEKHSVSRLVGAPPGYVGYDEGGQLTEAVRRRPYSVILFDEIEKAHPDVFNILLQLLDDGRLTDNQGRTVDFKNTIIIMTSNIGSAELIDNISQDGRIDPAVRDRVEGELKNYFRPEFLNRIDDIIVFSPLTEEQIVKIIELSMKSLESRLAERDITLTLTDAAKRRIADEAYEPAYGARPVKRYLQKHIETQLAEMIIRGDVYDGTGVTVDADENGLTFHTKQEA, translated from the coding sequence ATGAACATTGAAAGATATACACAGAATGCGCAGAACGCGGTTGTGGAATGCCAGAATATCGGCGTTTCGGAGGGTCATCAGGTCCTGGACGGGGAGCATCTGCACCTTGCCCTGCTGATGCAGAAGGAAGGGCTGATACCCAAGCTTGTGAAGTATATGGGCGCGGATCCCACGGCGATGATCGCCGATCTGGAGGCAGAGATGGAGAAGATCCCGAAGGTTTCCGGGAACGCGGACAACGTTTATGCGTCCAGACGGCTGAACAAGCTGTTTATCGATGCAGAGAAGCTGGCAGATCAGATGAAGGATGAATATGTCAGTGTGGAGCATCTCTATCTTGCGCTGCTTGCCGAGAAGGGAACGCCGTCGGCGCGTCTGTTCAGCAAGTATTCGATTACAAAGGAGAAGTTCCTGGATGCTTTGTCAAAGGTGAGAGGAAATCAGCGGGTCACCAGCCAGAATCCGGAGGAGAATTATGAGGCTCTGGAGAAATACGGCCGCGATCTGGTGGAAATGGCCCGGCAGGGCAAGCTGGATCCGGTAATCGGCAGGGATGCGGAGATCCGCCACACCATTCAGATCCTTTCCCGCCGTACAAAGAATAATCCGGTGCTCATCGGCGAGCCAGGCGTCGGCAAGACCGCCGTTGTCGAGGGACTTGCCCAGAGAATTCTGAAGGGCGATGTTCCGGAAGGACTGAAGGATAAAACTATTTTTGCGCTGGATATGGGCGCGCTGATTGCGGGCGCCAAATTCCGGGGCGAGTTTGAGGAACGGCTGAAGGCCGTGCTGAATGAGGTGGAGAAGTCGGAAGGGCGGATTCTTCTGTTCATCGACGAGATCCATAATATCGTCGGAGCCGGACGGACGGAGGGCTCCATGGACGCAGGCAACCTGCTTAAGCCGAAACTGGCAAGAGGAGAGCTGCACTGTATCGGCGCGACTACGCTGGACGAATATCGCAAATACATCGAAAAGGATGCGGCGCTGGAGCGCCGGTTCCAGAAGGTGCTAGTGGATCAGCCGAGCGTAGAGGATACGATTTCCATTCTGCGTGGACTGAAGGAACGGTTTGAAATCCATCACGGAGTCCGTATTACGGATAATGCGCTGATTGCCTGCGCCAGACTGTCGGACAGGTATATTACCGACCGGTTCCTGCCGGACAAAGCCATTGACCTGATGGACGAGGCGGCGGCGCGGATCCGTACTGAAATCGACAGCATGCCGGCAGAGCTGGACGAGATCAGCCGCAAGATTATGCAGCTGGAGATTGAACGGCAGGCGCTGAGCAAGGAGGACGACAAGGCTTCCAGGGCAAGGCTTGCCGCGCTGGAGAAGGAGCTTGCGCAGCTGAACGATGAAAACTCTGCGATGCGGGCACAGTGGGAAGGCGAGAAGAAAGCTATTTCCGCTGTGAAGGAAACCAAGAAGGAGATTGAAAACGTCCGTCAGCAGATGGAAGAGGCGGAACGGAATTACGATCTGGAGCGGCTGGCGAAGCTGAAGTACGGAGATCTTCCCGCACTGGAGAAGAAGCTCGAGGCGGAGAAGGCCAAGTCCGACGCGGCGGAGGAAAACCGCCTGCTGAAGGAGGAGGTCGGCGAAGAAGAAATCGCAGAGGTGGTTTCGTCCTGGACCGGTATTCCGGTTGCGAAGCTGGTGGAGACTGAGCGGGACAAGCTGCTGCGTCTGCCTGAGATTCTGCACAAAAGAGTCGTGGGCCAGGATGAGGGTGTTCAGTCTGTGGCGGAGGCCATCCTGCGCGCCAGAGCAGGGCTGAAGAATGAAAACCGGCCTATTGGTTCCTTTATTTTCCTGGGGCCCACCGGCGTAGGCAAGACCGAGCTGGCGAAATCACTGTCGGAGGCTCTGTTCGACAGCGAAAAGAATCTGATTCGTATCGATATGTCCGAATACATGGAGAAGCACTCCGTTTCCAGACTGGTGGGAGCGCCTCCGGGATATGTTGGATACGATGAGGGCGGGCAGCTGACGGAGGCGGTCCGCAGGAGACCGTACAGCGTTATTCTGTTCGATGAGATTGAAAAGGCTCATCCGGATGTTTTCAACATTCTGCTGCAGCTTCTGGACGACGGCCGTCTGACGGACAATCAGGGACGCACGGTGGATTTCAAGAATACGATTATCATTATGACGTCCAACATCGGGAGCGCAGAGCTGATCGACAATATTTCCCAGGACGGGCGCATAGATCCCGCGGTCAGAGACCGGGTGGAGGGAGAACTGAAAAACTACTTCCGTCCTGAGTTCCTGAACCGGATTGACGATATCATCGTGTTCAGCCCGCTGACAGAGGAGCAGATCGTGAAGATTATCGAGCTGTCCATGAAGTCGCTGGAAAGCCGCCTGGCGGAGAGGGATATCACCCTGACGCTGACGGACGCCGCGAAGCGCAGAATTGCGGACGAGGCCTACGAGCCCGCCTATGGTGCGAGACCGGTCAAGAGATATCTGCAGAAGCATATCGAGACGCAGCTTGCGGAAATGATTATTCGCGGGGACGTCTACGACGGAACCGGCGTCACAGTGGATGCGGACGAGAACGGACTCACATTCCATACGAAGCAGGAAGCTTAA